The Daucus carota subsp. sativus chromosome 2, DH1 v3.0, whole genome shotgun sequence genome includes a window with the following:
- the LOC108206452 gene encoding polyphenol oxidase, chloroplastic — protein sequence MASFTMPNPFLAKSSQISLTKRPSTTHGFKNFTCKATNGEENPKDELIKSSRFDRRDLLVGLGGLYGATSLSSNPSAFASPVRAPDLSTCDEETVQQIIGNSATRCCPPLSKTMVDFKLPKPGTIRVRPAAHLVDKAYEAKFKKALELMKALPDDDPRSFTQQAKIHCAYCSYAYDQIGLPDELVSAHGSWLFFPFHRWYLYFFERILGKLIDDPTFAMPFWNWDSAGGMSMPSMYTDPKSPLYDKVRDAVHVAPGAMVDLDYGGTDEKITKEQQLKQNLTIMYTAMVSGSSSAKLFLGDPYESGKNVEQSGGGRFESVPHGPVHMWVGDRKQPPGLNMGALYSAGRDPVFYAHHSNCDRLWNVWKTLGGNRKDFSHKDWLDSEFAFYDENAQLVKVKVGDCLDSKKLGYVYQDVELEWLGKRPTPRVKRVLDKFRKKDVARAADFPVVRDVFPIKLDKVTKVLVHRPKKNRTKKEKAKDEEILVIEGIEVEVEAFVKFDVFINDEDEAASAPDKTEFAGSFVNLPHKHKHGKTMKTRLKLALNDLLEDLGAEDDDNVLVTLVPKPGSTCFVNIRNIKIELDD from the coding sequence ATGGCCTCTTTTACTATGCCAAACCCTTTTCTTGCTAAATCATCTCAAATCAGCTTGACTAAAAGGCCAAGTACTACTCATGGCTTCAAAAACTTCACTTGCAAAGCCACAAATGGTGAAGAAAACCCTAAAGATGAACTTATTAAGAGCAGTAGGTTTGATAGGAGGGATTTACTTGTGGGCTTGGGGGGACTTTACGGAGCCACGAGTCTGAGCTCCAACCCCTCCGCCTTTGCCTCTCCTGTCAGAGCACCGGATCTCTCGACGTGTGACGAAGAAACTGTCCAACAAATCATTGGTAATTCGGCTACCAGATGTTGCCCTCCGCTGTCCAAGACGATGGTAGACTTCAAACTGCCGAAACCAGGGACCATTCGTGTTAGACCCGCGGCTCATTTGGTTGATAAAGCATACGAGGCCAAGTTCAAGAAGGCGCTTGAGCTCATGAAGGCATTGCCTGACGACGACCCTCGTAGCTTCACGCAACAAGCTAAAATCCATTGTGCTTATTGTAGTTACGCTTATGACCAAATCGGGCTTCCTGACGAACTTGTTTCAGCTCACGGATCCTGGCTTTTCTTCCCCTTCCATAGATGGTACTTGTACTTTTTCGAAAGAATCCTGGGAAAATTGATTGACGATCCTACATTCGCCATGCCATTTTGGAACTGGGACTCTGCAGGAGGAATGTCAATGCCTTCCATGTATACTGACCCGAAATCCCCTCTTTACGACAAGGTACGTGACGCGGTCCACGTAGCTCCCGGAGCAATGGTGGATCTTGATTACGGTGGAACTGACGAGAAGATCACTAAAGAGCAACAGCTGAAACAAAACCTCACTATCATGTACACGGCGATGGTTTCGGGCTCCAGTTCCGCGAAGTTGTTTCTCGGAGATCCGTATGAGTCCGGTAAGAATGTAGAGCAGTCCGGTGGTGGTAGATTCGAGAGCGTGCCGCATGGTCCGGTTCATATGTGGGTGGGTGACCGAAAGCAACCCCCTGGCCTAAACATGGGTGCTTTGTACTCGGCTGGTCGAGATCCCGTGTTTTATGCACATcattctaattgtgatagattGTGGAATGTATGGAAAACCCTAGGCGGCAACCGAAAGGATTTTTCTCATAAGGATTGGCTGGATTCCGAGTTCGCATTCTACGACGAAAATGCTCAGTTGGTAAAAGTAAAAGTCGGAGATTGCTTGGATTCCAAGAAACTAGGGTACGTGTACCAGGATGTTGAGCTTGAGTGGCTCGGGAAGCGCCCTACGCCGCGGGTGAAGAGAGTGCTCGACAAGTTTAGGAAAAAAGACGTGGCTCGCGCAGCTGATTTCCCGGTCGTGAGGGATGTTTTTCCTATCAAACTCGATAAAGTGACGAAGGTTTTGGTTCATAGGCCGAAGAAAAACAGGACAAAAAAGGAGAAAGCGAAGGATGAGGAGATTTTGGTGATCGAAGGTATTGAAGTCGAGGTGGAAGCTTTCGTGAAGTTCGATGTTTTTATCAACGACGAAGATGAGGCTGCGAGCGCACCAGATAAGACTGAGTTTGCTGGAAGTTTTGTGAATCTGCCGCATAAACATAAGCATGGTAAGACCATGAAGACAAGGTTGAAGTTGGCTCTGAATGATTTGTTGGAAGATCTGGGAGCCGAGGATGATGATAATGTGTTGGTCACTCTGGTTCCTAAACCTGGAAGTACTTGTTTTGTCAACATCAGAAACATCAAGATTGAGCTTGATGATTAA